In Bactrocera oleae isolate idBacOlea1 chromosome 5, idBacOlea1, whole genome shotgun sequence, a genomic segment contains:
- the CheA7a gene encoding uncharacterized protein CheA7a: MDYRLRFALFYPIVVIYLQLQAANANDRNIELNSFQPMSEYDDTWVGWDTLRLKKKSRKELGMTGDVKINQNLGNEQQVSLHIYKYDRESKRRGPIVFQTQKPFCKLAESLESTYDGMVKASNLPEKFECPFPKNTYTYKDYILDTDILVKDVPNGDYLIVAVLKNNGKAVSGIEVDVTVSN; the protein is encoded by the exons ATGGATTATCGCTTGCGGTTCGCACTCTTCTACCCAATCGTAGTAATATATTTACAGTTGCAGGCGGCAAATGCCAATGACCGCAATATTGAGCTGAATTCCTTTCAACCGATGTCGGAGTACGACGACACCTGGGTGGGTTGGGATACTTTgcgcttgaaaaaaaaatcgcgCAAGGAATTGGGCATGACTGGCGATGTAAAGATCAACCAGAATTTGGGCAACGAGCAGCAG GTTTCGctgcatatttacaaatacgatCGTGAGAGTAAACGACGCGGCCCGATTGTGTTTCAAACGCAAAAACCTTTCTGTAAACTAGCGGAGTCACTCGAGAGCACATATGATGGCATGGTAAAAGCATCAAATTTACCGGAAAAGTTCGAGTGTCCATTTCCGAAG AACACCTACACCTACAAGGATTATATACTCGATACCGATATCCTTGTGAAGGACGTGCCGAATGGCGATTATTTGATTGTggcagttttgaaaaataacggAAAGGCTGTTAGTGGAATCGAAGTGGATGTGACAGTTTcgaattaa